From Pagrus major chromosome 9, Pma_NU_1.0, the proteins below share one genomic window:
- the trim45 gene encoding E3 ubiquitin-protein ligase TRIM45 — protein sequence MSQFEEEEKKQKPEFSSEQEQNGTLVNPRAVCNVCKRLYRDPKILPCLHTFCSDCIGQLEPFSLSSRCRRDGPEGSRGVETVEGDRPAVTVTVLCPDCDSEVDIPPSGPAGLSTDHLALDEVFLETLVTDGPLGCDLCGEGGAESRCEVCCVNLCEFCCQAHRRQKRTASHSVQRLEELKSRGRLSRPVLCSLHPGQELRLFCQPCDLPICLECAATLHRDHRCCPTRDVIDRHGDRIRELVTVQLRPRLEHLKDSLQKVEISQEALQARVDATANEVRSFARGYASAVEAHCLSLLHRLEELRVQRRNQLHLQRAQLHQALLDIGGSVEFAERLLSCGSDTEILSAKGVTLRRLTSLAENSYDPNPATVAPDDGSSISFLPREPAGEVEGYPLVGAINSKTVDLSKCTIEGEGLQRGREGQQGHFTLMCRDSAGEQLTRGGEHVVVSIVNREKKNCTLETSVVDNSDGSYSISYTPKETGAYSVWVCVKAQHVKGSPFTLNVKRKLRRHTGTFHCCSFCSSGGDKEARCGCPGTMPGGFKGCGHSHKGHPGKPHWSCCGSTAEQSECLPQSVLAAVSPRGHLRTVEL from the exons atgtcgcagtttgaagaggaagagaagaagcagaagccAGAGTTCAGCTCGGAACAAGAACAGAACGGAACCTTAGTGAACCCGAGAGCGGTGTGTAACGTGTGTAAACGCTTGTACCGGGACCCTAAAATCCTGCCCTGTCTGCACACCTTCTGCTCGGACTGTATCGGCCAGCTGGAGcccttctctctgtcctcacgCTGCCGCCGGGACGGTCCGGAGGGCAGCCGGGGCGTCGAAACGGTGGAGGGGGACCGACCAGCCGTCACCGTCACGGTGCTCTGTCCCGACTGTGACTCCGAGGTGGACATCCCTCCGTCGGGACCGGCAGGGCTGAGCACGGACCACCTGGCGCTGGACGAAGTCTTTCTGGAGACCCTGGTGACGGATGGCCCGCTGGGATGCGACCTGTGCGGCGAAGGAGGCGCCGAGAGCCGCTGCGAGGTGTGCTGCGTCAACCTGTGCGAGTTCTGCTGCCAGGCACACAG GCGACAGAAGCGAACAGCATCTCACTCTGTTCAGCgcctggaggagctgaagtCTCGTGGTCGTCTGAGCCGCCCCGTCCTCTGCTCCCTCCATCCCGGCCAGGAGCTCCGGCTATTCTGTCAGCCCTGCGACCTGCCCATCTGCCTGGAGTGTGCCGCCACGCTACACCGAGACCACCGCTGCTGCCCCACCCGTGATGTTATCGATCGCCATGGAGACCGCATCCGAGAGCTGGTCACGGTACAGCTGCGACCTCGCCTGGAACATCTAAAGGACTCACTGCAGAAG GTGGAAATATCCCAGGAGGCTTTGCAGGCACGGGTGGATGCAACAGCTAATGAGGTGAGGTCATTTGCACGAGGTTACGCCAGCGCTGTGGAAGcccactgtctgtctctgctgcatCGCCTGGAGGAGCTCCGTGTCCAGCGCAG GAACCAGCTCCACCTGCAGAGGGCGCAGCTGCACCAGGCTCTGCTGGACATCGGAGGCAGTGTAGAGTTTGCAGAGCGGCTGCTGAGCTGCGGCTCAGACACTGAGATCCTCAGTGCGAAAGGCGTAACCCTGAGGAGACTGACCAGCCTGGCAGAGAACAGCTACGACCCTAACCCAGCAACTGTCGCCCCCGACGATGGCAGCAGCATCAGCTTCCTGCCCAGGGAACCAGCAGGGGAGGTGGAGGGCTACCCGTTGGTCGGGGCCATCAACTCTAAGACAGTGGACCTCAGCAAGTGTACCATTGAAGGAGAAG GTCTACAGAGGGGCAGGGAGGGGCAGCAGGGCCACTTCACCCTGATGTGCAGAGACTCAGCTGGGGAGCAGCTGACACGAGGTGGAGAGCATGTTGTGGTCAGCATCGTCAACCGGGAGAAGAAAAACTG cacATTGGAGACGTCAGTGGTCGACAACAGCGATGGATCCTACAGCATTTCATACACGCCTAAAGAGACAGGAGCCTACTCAGTGTGGGTTTGTGTCAAAGCCCAACATGTGAAG GGCTCTCCGTTTACTCTGAACGTGAAGAGGAAGTTGAGGCGTCACACTGGGACGTTTCACTGCTGCTCCTTCTGCTCCAGTGGAGGAGACAAAGAGGCTCGCTGTGGCTGCCCAGGAACCATGCCAG GAGGATTTAAAGGTTGCGGCCACAGTCATAAAGGACACCCCGGGAAGCCCCACTGGTCTTGTTGTGGCAGCACCGCGGAGCAGTCGGAGTGTTTGCCTCAGAGCGTGCTGGCTGCAGTTTCCCCGCGCGGCCACCTGCGGACTGTGGAGCTCTGA